In a single window of the Pelagibacterium sp. 26DY04 genome:
- the moaA gene encoding GTP 3',8-cyclase MoaA, producing MSSSPSPSAPRPLVDGFGRHVTYLRVSVTDRCDFRCTYCMGEDMVFLPKSEVLSFEEIQTVIGAFVARGVRKVRLTGGEPLVRRDIMKLIETLSAQHLATGALDELTLTTNGSQLAKHATQLAELGIRRVNVSLDTLDAEKFAAITRRGRLPQVIEGIEAAKAAGLAVKLNMVAIKNVNEDEIVPMLEWAHAQGFELTLIEEMPLGEVSFDRADTHLSLRTVRDRLAERYTLTPIAKRTGGPARYMQVAETGGTIGFITPLSHNFCESCNRVRLTCTGQLYMCLGQEDRVDLRAALREGGPEGLDAALERAMILKPKGHDFVISRRSAPAVERHMSVTGG from the coding sequence ATGAGTTCGAGCCCCTCGCCTTCCGCACCGCGCCCGCTCGTCGACGGTTTCGGCCGTCACGTCACCTATCTGCGCGTCTCGGTTACCGACCGATGCGACTTCCGCTGCACCTATTGCATGGGCGAGGACATGGTGTTCCTGCCCAAGAGCGAAGTCCTCAGTTTCGAGGAAATCCAGACGGTGATCGGCGCCTTCGTGGCGCGCGGAGTGCGCAAGGTGCGCCTCACTGGCGGCGAGCCGCTGGTGCGGCGCGATATCATGAAATTGATCGAGACGCTTTCGGCCCAGCATTTGGCGACCGGCGCGCTGGACGAGTTGACGCTCACCACCAATGGCAGCCAATTGGCCAAGCACGCCACCCAGCTCGCCGAACTCGGTATTCGCCGGGTCAATGTCTCTCTCGATACGCTCGATGCCGAAAAATTCGCCGCCATCACCCGTCGTGGCCGGCTGCCCCAGGTGATCGAGGGCATTGAAGCGGCCAAGGCCGCAGGCCTTGCGGTCAAGCTCAACATGGTGGCGATCAAGAATGTCAACGAAGACGAGATCGTCCCGATGCTCGAATGGGCGCATGCCCAAGGGTTCGAGCTGACGCTGATCGAGGAAATGCCTTTGGGCGAAGTCTCGTTCGATCGCGCAGACACCCATCTTTCGTTGCGCACCGTTAGGGATCGGTTGGCCGAGCGCTATACGCTTACCCCGATCGCCAAGCGCACCGGGGGACCGGCGCGGTATATGCAGGTGGCCGAGACCGGCGGCACCATCGGCTTCATCACCCCACTCAGCCATAATTTCTGCGAAAGCTGCAACCGCGTGCGACTGACCTGCACCGGCCAGCTCTATATGTGCCTGGGCCAGGAGGACCGCGTGGATCTGCGCGCCGCCTTGCGCGAAGGCGGACCCGAAGGGCTCGATGCGGCGCTCGAACGGGCGATGATCCTCAAGCCCAAGGGACACGATTTCGTCATCTCCCGCCGTTCGGCGCCGGCGGTCGAACGGCATATGTCGGTGACAGGCGGCTAG
- the rpiA gene encoding ribose-5-phosphate isomerase RpiA, whose amino-acid sequence MSDDLKRRAAEAAMAEVRSGMRIGLGTGSTAKHFVDLLGAEVARGFECLCVPTSEATAAQARGLGIPLTTLDEIDGLDVTIDGADEIDGNFQLIKGGGGALLREKIVAAASDRMVVIADESKLVETLGRFALPIEVNPFGLAATDKAIARVMADFRAEGGKMLRKQGDGATYLTDGGHYIIDASFGRISNAEALSQALLEIPGVVQHGLFIDLCSEAYLATPEGTIKLSEHVKS is encoded by the coding sequence ATGAGCGACGATCTCAAGCGCAGGGCGGCCGAAGCGGCGATGGCCGAGGTCAGGTCCGGCATGCGTATCGGGCTGGGAACCGGCTCGACCGCCAAGCACTTCGTGGACCTGCTGGGGGCCGAGGTGGCGCGCGGCTTCGAATGTCTCTGCGTGCCCACATCCGAGGCGACGGCCGCCCAGGCGCGGGGGCTCGGCATTCCGCTTACCACCCTCGACGAGATCGATGGCCTCGATGTTACCATCGACGGAGCCGACGAGATCGACGGCAATTTCCAGCTCATCAAGGGCGGCGGCGGCGCGCTGCTGCGCGAAAAGATCGTTGCGGCGGCGTCCGATCGCATGGTTGTGATCGCCGATGAATCGAAACTGGTCGAAACGTTGGGCCGGTTCGCGCTGCCCATCGAGGTCAATCCGTTCGGGCTCGCGGCCACGGACAAGGCCATTGCCCGCGTCATGGCCGATTTCCGTGCCGAGGGCGGCAAGATGCTACGCAAACAGGGCGATGGCGCCACCTATCTCACCGATGGTGGACACTACATCATCGACGCATCTTTTGGCCGCATTTCGAACGCAGAAGCGCTCTCGCAGGCGCTGCTGGAGATTCCAGGCGTGGTCCAGCACGGCCTGTTTATCGATTTGTGTTCCGAAGCCTATCTTGCTACGCCCGAGGGGACTATCAAGCTCTCGGAGCACGTAAAGTCATAA
- a CDS encoding DUF2059 domain-containing protein yields the protein MTFLPILRRLTAALVISGTALISAAPVQAQQEISPEHLAKAREYVDITDSVQLYERTVADMGLQVMRVMIQEDPSLREPLLEALQTVYDSYLDDRDALYNQFARIYAIRFNEEELQQIIDFYTTPVGARLLDQNPSINQDLTTVLGIWRRNTANEFLSRVRTELRNQGYNAPAIETEGEAPAEGEAPAEGETAQ from the coding sequence ATGACCTTCCTGCCCATCCTGCGCCGGCTCACCGCCGCGCTCGTCATTTCCGGCACAGCGCTCATCTCGGCCGCTCCCGTTCAGGCTCAGCAGGAGATTTCGCCCGAGCACCTGGCCAAGGCGCGCGAATATGTGGACATCACCGATTCCGTCCAGCTCTATGAGCGTACGGTCGCCGATATGGGCCTCCAGGTCATGCGGGTGATGATCCAGGAGGACCCCTCGCTCCGCGAACCGCTGCTCGAGGCGCTCCAGACCGTATATGACAGCTATCTGGACGATCGCGACGCGCTCTACAACCAGTTCGCCCGCATCTATGCGATCCGCTTCAACGAGGAAGAACTTCAGCAGATCATCGATTTCTACACCACGCCCGTCGGTGCGCGTCTGCTGGATCAAAATCCTTCGATCAATCAGGACCTGACGACCGTGCTCGGCATCTGGCGGCGCAATACCGCCAACGAGTTCCTCTCTCGCGTGCGCACCGAATTGCGCAACCAGGGCTATAACGCTCCGGCCATCGAAACCGAGGGCGAGGCACCCGCGGAAGGCGAGGCTCCAGCCGAGGGCGAAACGGCGCAGTAA
- the gor gene encoding glutathione-disulfide reductase, translating into MSEKFDLVVIGGGSGGVRAARVSAQLGAKVAIVEEYRYGGTCVIRGCVPKKLFVYASRFNDLFDVAPSFGWTVDASFDWPTLLANKDKEIARLEKIYETLLDGAGVTIFKARATLTGPNSVKLTTGEELEAERILIATGGAPFKPDIKGAELGITSNEAFHLEKLPRTVLIEGGGYIAVEFATIFNGLGVDTTLVYRRDKILRGFDHDVRDGLEDAMRERGIRFRYGYHISELRQDGEGVCVSFSHGEEATFDAVMFATGRHPNTANLGLKDAGVQLDQTGAVVVDEYSRSSVPSIFAVGDVTGRAALTPVAIREGMAFAQTIYNNTPTTVPYHLIPTAVFSEPEIGTVGMTEEIAAERHRSIDVYLTRFRPMMNTLSDKQDKMMLKLITETDSGRILGCHIVGPGAGEMIQLVAIPLGMSATKADFDHAIAVHPTAAEELVTFKSPSYRVVDGEKCNP; encoded by the coding sequence ATGAGCGAGAAGTTTGATTTGGTCGTGATCGGTGGGGGCTCGGGCGGTGTGCGCGCGGCGCGGGTGTCCGCCCAACTCGGCGCCAAGGTCGCCATCGTCGAGGAATACCGCTATGGCGGCACCTGCGTCATCCGCGGCTGCGTGCCCAAGAAGCTCTTCGTCTACGCCTCGCGCTTCAACGATCTCTTCGACGTTGCGCCTAGCTTCGGCTGGACGGTCGACGCATCGTTCGATTGGCCGACCTTGCTCGCCAATAAGGACAAGGAAATCGCCCGGCTCGAAAAGATCTACGAAACGCTGCTCGATGGCGCGGGCGTGACCATCTTCAAGGCCCGCGCCACGCTCACCGGCCCCAATTCGGTCAAACTCACGACGGGCGAAGAGCTGGAGGCCGAGCGCATCCTGATCGCCACCGGTGGGGCGCCGTTCAAGCCTGATATCAAGGGCGCCGAATTGGGCATCACCTCAAACGAGGCGTTCCATCTCGAAAAGCTGCCGCGCACCGTGCTGATCGAGGGGGGCGGCTACATCGCCGTCGAGTTCGCGACCATCTTCAACGGCTTGGGCGTGGATACCACGCTCGTCTACCGCCGCGACAAGATCTTGCGCGGATTCGATCACGACGTCCGCGACGGGCTGGAAGACGCCATGCGCGAGCGCGGCATCCGTTTCCGCTATGGCTACCACATCTCAGAACTGCGCCAGGATGGGGAGGGGGTGTGCGTCTCCTTCTCGCACGGCGAAGAAGCAACCTTCGACGCCGTGATGTTCGCGACCGGCCGCCATCCCAACACGGCAAATCTCGGGCTTAAGGATGCGGGCGTCCAGCTCGACCAGACCGGCGCGGTGGTCGTGGATGAATATTCCCGCTCGTCCGTGCCATCGATCTTTGCGGTTGGCGATGTGACCGGCCGCGCGGCGTTGACGCCGGTGGCCATCCGCGAGGGGATGGCCTTTGCCCAGACCATTTACAACAACACGCCCACCACGGTGCCCTATCACCTGATCCCGACGGCGGTGTTCTCCGAGCCCGAGATCGGCACGGTCGGCATGACCGAGGAAATCGCCGCCGAGCGCCACCGCTCGATCGACGTCTATCTCACCCGCTTCCGCCCGATGATGAATACGCTTTCGGACAAGCAGGACAAGATGATGCTCAAGCTCATCACCGAGACCGACAGCGGGCGGATCCTGGGGTGCCACATTGTCGGGCCGGGGGCAGGGGAGATGATCCAGCTCGTCGCCATCCCCTTGGGCATGAGCGCCACCAAGGCCGATTTCGACCACGCGATCGCCGTGCATCCGACGGCCGCCGAGGAGCTTGTGACGTTCAAATCGCCCAGCTATCGCGTGGTGGATGGGGAGAAGTGCAATCCTTAG
- a CDS encoding class II 3-deoxy-7-phosphoheptulonate synthase, with translation MSTWTPDSWRTKPILQVPTYPSQTELEAVEARLASFPPLVFAGEARDLKANLAEVAAGRAFLLQGGDCAESFAEHHADHIRDFFRVFLQMAVVLTHGASKPVVKVGRIAGQFAKPRSSDTETIDGVELPSYRGDIINGIDFTPEARIPDPNRQLEAYRQSAATLNLLRAFSAGGFANLARVHEWTMGFMKDSNWYPRYEEVAKKIDNAIEFLSALGLNPENTPVLRETKFFTSHEALLLGYEQAMTRRDSITNDWYATSGHMLWVGDRTRNPDHAHAEYFRGIKNPIGVKCGPSMAADDLKRLMDILNPKDEAGRLTLIARFGSDKVEEHLPRLIETVKAEGRTVVWCCDPMHGNVIKASSGYKTRPFERILSEVKSFFDVHRQMGTIAGGVHVEMTGRDVTECTGGVSAVTEASLSDRYHTHCDPRLNASQALELAFLIAEELAGQRTQETPKAVGY, from the coding sequence ATGAGCACGTGGACACCTGACAGTTGGAGGACGAAACCGATCCTGCAGGTCCCGACCTATCCGAGCCAGACAGAGCTCGAGGCGGTCGAGGCCCGGCTCGCTTCGTTTCCCCCCTTGGTCTTTGCAGGCGAGGCGCGCGATCTGAAAGCCAATCTGGCCGAAGTCGCCGCAGGCCGCGCCTTCCTGCTGCAAGGCGGCGATTGCGCCGAGAGCTTTGCCGAGCATCACGCCGACCACATTCGCGACTTCTTCCGCGTCTTCCTGCAGATGGCGGTGGTTCTGACCCATGGGGCATCCAAGCCCGTGGTCAAGGTCGGCCGCATTGCCGGCCAGTTCGCCAAGCCGCGTTCCTCCGATACCGAAACGATCGACGGCGTCGAGCTGCCTTCCTACAGGGGCGATATCATCAACGGCATCGATTTCACCCCCGAAGCGCGCATTCCCGATCCCAACCGCCAGCTCGAGGCCTACCGCCAGTCGGCGGCGACGCTGAACCTGCTGCGCGCCTTCTCGGCCGGTGGTTTTGCCAACCTCGCCCGTGTCCATGAGTGGACCATGGGCTTCATGAAGGATTCCAACTGGTATCCGCGCTATGAAGAGGTGGCCAAGAAGATCGACAACGCCATCGAGTTCCTCAGCGCCCTCGGGCTCAACCCGGAAAACACGCCGGTGCTGCGTGAAACCAAGTTCTTCACCAGCCATGAAGCGTTGTTGCTCGGCTATGAGCAGGCGATGACCCGCCGGGACTCGATCACCAATGACTGGTACGCGACCTCGGGCCACATGCTGTGGGTCGGCGATCGCACCCGCAATCCCGATCATGCCCATGCCGAATATTTCCGCGGCATCAAGAACCCGATCGGGGTGAAGTGCGGGCCCTCCATGGCGGCCGATGATCTCAAGCGCCTGATGGACATTCTCAACCCCAAGGACGAGGCCGGGCGGCTGACGCTGATCGCCCGCTTCGGGTCCGACAAGGTCGAGGAGCACCTGCCGCGCCTGATCGAGACGGTGAAGGCCGAGGGCCGCACCGTGGTCTGGTGCTGCGATCCGATGCACGGCAACGTCATCAAGGCTTCCTCTGGCTACAAAACGCGGCCTTTCGAGCGGATTCTGTCGGAGGTGAAGTCGTTCTTCGACGTCCATCGCCAGATGGGCACCATCGCCGGCGGCGTACATGTGGAGATGACGGGCCGGGACGTCACCGAATGCACCGGCGGCGTTTCGGCGGTGACCGAAGCCTCGCTGTCGGATCGCTATCACACCCATTGCGATCCGCGCTTGAATGCCAGCCAGGCGCTGGAACTGGCTTTCCTCATAGCCGAAGAACTGGCGGGCCAGCGTACGCAGGAAACGCCCAAGGCAGTCGGATACTAA
- a CDS encoding NAD+ synthase, with protein sequence MTDTLRIALAQLNPKVGAVADNLAAARRALAEAEAAGADILMFTELYLTGYFPEDLLFKRQFVTEAMEAAKALARDTKGLNVSVLLPTIWSAGGKLYNSVILAEDGAIIDRRNKVELPNDDIFYEKRYFTPGELPEPVTIKGICVGVPICEDVWHEPVCEKLAEKGAEILLCPNGSPYWRNKQRVRLDLVRQRVRETGLPILYSNQVGGQDELVFDGASFGINTDGSLAFQGKSFVDDMVISDWEKTEAGWRCAKGHVTELVPVNEAPWHAAMLGLRDYVHKNGFKSVVLGLSGGIDSAVVAALAVDALGAENVHCVMLPYRYTSEASLRDAKRCAETLGVRYDIVSIGAPVDAVNENLAPLFAGREPDITEENLQSRMRGTILMAISNKLGSLLITTGNKSEMAVGYATIYGDMNGAYNPIKDMLKTQVYELAKWRNGYQPTDVLGPAGIVIPPEVIEKAPSAELRPDQTDQDSLPPYPVLDAIISDLVEEEMSAAEVVARGFDPELVKRVERLIYISEFKRRQAAPGPKLTPKAFGIGRKYPITNGYRDGSIAR encoded by the coding sequence GTGACCGACACCCTCCGCATTGCCCTCGCCCAGCTCAATCCCAAGGTCGGCGCCGTTGCCGATAACCTTGCCGCCGCGCGCAGGGCGCTGGCTGAGGCTGAGGCGGCGGGCGCCGATATCCTGATGTTCACCGAGCTCTACCTCACGGGCTATTTCCCCGAGGATCTGCTGTTCAAGCGCCAGTTCGTGACCGAAGCGATGGAGGCGGCCAAGGCACTTGCCAGGGATACGAAGGGTCTCAACGTCTCGGTGCTGCTGCCCACCATCTGGAGCGCCGGTGGCAAGCTCTACAACAGCGTCATTCTCGCCGAGGACGGGGCGATCATCGACCGGCGGAACAAGGTCGAGCTCCCCAATGACGATATCTTCTATGAAAAGCGCTATTTCACGCCCGGCGAGCTTCCTGAGCCAGTAACCATCAAGGGCATCTGCGTCGGCGTGCCCATCTGCGAAGACGTCTGGCATGAGCCGGTCTGCGAAAAATTGGCCGAAAAGGGCGCCGAGATCCTGCTCTGCCCCAATGGTTCGCCCTATTGGCGCAACAAGCAGCGGGTGCGGCTCGACCTCGTGCGCCAGCGGGTCAGGGAAACCGGCCTGCCGATCCTTTATTCCAATCAGGTGGGCGGTCAGGACGAATTGGTATTCGACGGCGCCAGCTTCGGGATCAATACCGACGGCTCGCTCGCCTTCCAGGGCAAGAGCTTTGTCGATGACATGGTGATCTCCGATTGGGAAAAGACCGAGGCCGGCTGGCGTTGCGCAAAGGGGCACGTTACCGAACTCGTGCCTGTCAATGAGGCGCCCTGGCATGCGGCCATGCTGGGCTTACGTGACTATGTGCACAAGAATGGCTTCAAATCGGTGGTGCTGGGGCTTTCCGGAGGCATCGACTCCGCCGTGGTCGCCGCGCTCGCCGTCGATGCGCTGGGGGCCGAAAACGTCCATTGCGTCATGCTGCCCTACCGCTACACGTCCGAGGCGAGCCTGCGCGATGCCAAGCGTTGCGCCGAAACGCTGGGCGTGCGCTATGACATCGTTTCGATCGGCGCGCCCGTCGATGCGGTCAACGAAAACCTCGCCCCGCTTTTTGCCGGACGCGAACCCGACATTACCGAGGAGAACCTGCAATCGCGTATGCGCGGCACGATCCTCATGGCCATTTCCAACAAGCTGGGTTCGTTGCTGATCACCACCGGCAACAAGTCCGAGATGGCGGTGGGCTACGCCACGATCTATGGCGACATGAACGGGGCGTACAATCCGATCAAGGATATGCTCAAGACACAGGTTTACGAGTTGGCCAAATGGCGCAACGGCTATCAGCCCACTGACGTACTTGGCCCCGCCGGCATCGTCATCCCGCCCGAAGTTATCGAGAAGGCGCCCAGCGCGGAATTGCGCCCCGACCAGACCGATCAGGACTCGCTGCCGCCCTATCCGGTCCTCGACGCAATCATTTCCGATCTGGTCGAGGAAGAAATGTCGGCCGCCGAAGTCGTGGCGCGGGGCTTCGATCCCGAATTGGTCAAGCGCGTGGAGCGGCTGATCTACATTTCCGAATTCAAGCGCCGCCAGGCGGCGCCCGGGCCCAAGCTAACGCCCAAGGCGTTCGGCATCGGGCGGAAATACCCCATCACCAATGGTTATCGTGACGGGAGCATTGCCCGATGA
- the gltX gene encoding glutamate--tRNA ligase has translation MSVTVRYAPSPTGRLHLGNARPAVLNWLFAKSHGGKFVLRLDDTDTARSTEEFAQGIETDLAWLGIAPDLKVRQSDRFGLYDAARDRLIAAGRLYPCYETADELDRKRKRARALGKPPIYDRAALNLSDEDKAKLEAEGRKPHWRFKLDGRPVTFTDLIKGEQTVNTASMSDPVLIREDGTYLYTLPSVVDDIDLGVTHVIRGEDHVSNTGTQIEIFEALGGAVPTFAHHNLLTDAEGQGFSKRLGSLSLAQLREEGYEPLAVAIVAALTGTSLPVEPYASLDAIAERLDFSMISHGSARFDPAELDTLNARLVHHYDFAAVRERFPQLEGLTEAAWLALRDNVSRLPELGPLYEDIVVNAKPVVTDEDRDFIATAREFLPEEPWDENTWGQWTGSLKQATGRKGKALFLPLRLALTGKTEGPELKALLPVLGRKASLARLS, from the coding sequence ATGAGCGTTACTGTCCGCTACGCACCATCTCCCACTGGCCGTCTGCACCTGGGCAATGCCCGCCCGGCTGTGCTCAACTGGTTGTTCGCCAAAAGCCATGGCGGCAAGTTCGTGCTGCGGCTCGACGATACCGACACGGCGCGCTCCACCGAGGAATTTGCGCAAGGCATCGAAACGGACCTGGCTTGGCTCGGCATCGCGCCCGACCTCAAGGTGCGTCAGTCCGACCGCTTCGGGCTCTATGACGCCGCGCGCGACAGGCTGATCGCCGCTGGGCGCCTGTACCCGTGCTACGAGACTGCCGACGAACTCGACCGCAAGCGCAAGCGCGCTCGCGCTCTGGGCAAGCCGCCGATCTACGATCGGGCCGCTCTCAACCTCAGCGATGAGGACAAGGCCAAGTTGGAAGCCGAAGGCCGCAAGCCGCATTGGCGCTTCAAGCTCGACGGCCGGCCGGTGACCTTCACCGATCTCATCAAGGGCGAGCAGACGGTCAATACCGCGTCGATGTCCGACCCGGTGCTGATCCGCGAGGATGGCACCTATCTTTATACACTCCCCTCTGTGGTCGACGACATCGATCTCGGCGTTACTCATGTCATCCGGGGCGAAGACCACGTTTCCAATACCGGCACGCAGATCGAGATTTTCGAGGCGCTCGGTGGCGCCGTGCCGACCTTCGCGCACCATAACCTTCTGACCGACGCCGAGGGGCAGGGTTTCTCAAAGCGTCTCGGTTCGCTCTCGCTGGCCCAGCTCCGCGAGGAGGGGTATGAACCTCTCGCTGTCGCCATCGTCGCGGCGCTGACCGGGACTTCCCTGCCGGTGGAACCCTATGCGAGCCTCGATGCCATTGCCGAGCGGCTGGATTTTTCGATGATCTCCCACGGTTCGGCCCGTTTCGATCCGGCGGAACTCGATACGCTCAACGCAAGGCTGGTTCACCACTACGATTTCGCGGCGGTGCGTGAGCGCTTCCCGCAGCTCGAGGGGCTTACCGAAGCGGCATGGCTTGCCCTGCGCGACAATGTCTCGCGTCTTCCCGAGCTGGGGCCGCTTTACGAGGATATCGTTGTCAACGCCAAGCCGGTCGTCACCGACGAAGACCGGGATTTTATCGCCACGGCGCGCGAGTTTTTGCCCGAGGAGCCTTGGGACGAAAACACCTGGGGGCAGTGGACCGGCTCGCTCAAGCAGGCCACTGGCCGCAAGGGCAAGGCGCTGTTCCTGCCGCTTCGGCTGGCGCTGACGGGCAAGACCGAAGGGCCCGAGCTTAAGGCTCTTCTTCCGGTTCTGGGACGTAAGGCGTCTCTGGCCCGACTATCCTGA
- a CDS encoding DUF2865 domain-containing protein, which yields MAFTRFLLVLMATFSAVLGNVSVAMAQTQNCAQLAAILRGIENNEMFMSYNGIVGELQRRQGEVNEAEALWSRSGCQQILNSGQALSGQCQSIARTITLGRSQVEQLTSMAREGQSMAQNYQQMMNDFNRAGCDAGQAGVMARGNLLDGMFGGGPGYINQPSQPWSTQQTRRTVCVRTCDGFYWPISFSTTDDYVAQDAIRCHEMCPGTEVALFSYRNPGEEPEDMISLSGTPYRAMPYAFRFREEIDTDCSCQTRETVGTVALAEEQGEQSRAVIDFGDLSFPLPQRDPRGDTVAAVVAEAIYVPLPRPRPRADGTAEATVAQQAEIDSPDMRIVEFGDREVRIVGPETPYVPEPEEEP from the coding sequence ATGGCTTTCACCCGTTTCCTGCTCGTGCTTATGGCGACCTTTTCGGCCGTTCTCGGGAATGTCTCGGTGGCAATGGCGCAGACACAGAACTGCGCCCAGCTCGCCGCCATCCTGCGCGGCATCGAAAACAACGAGATGTTCATGAGCTACAATGGCATCGTGGGAGAACTGCAACGGCGCCAGGGCGAAGTCAATGAGGCCGAGGCGTTGTGGAGCCGCAGCGGCTGCCAGCAGATTCTCAATTCCGGCCAGGCGCTGAGCGGGCAATGCCAATCGATCGCCCGGACCATCACACTGGGCCGCAGCCAGGTCGAGCAGTTGACCTCCATGGCGCGCGAGGGCCAATCAATGGCCCAGAACTACCAGCAGATGATGAATGACTTCAACCGCGCGGGCTGCGATGCCGGCCAAGCAGGCGTCATGGCCAGAGGGAACCTGCTCGACGGCATGTTCGGCGGCGGCCCGGGCTATATCAATCAGCCCTCCCAGCCCTGGAGTACCCAGCAGACGCGCCGCACCGTGTGCGTGCGCACATGCGACGGCTTTTATTGGCCGATCAGCTTTTCGACCACTGACGATTATGTGGCCCAGGATGCCATACGGTGCCATGAAATGTGCCCGGGCACGGAAGTGGCGCTGTTTTCCTACCGTAATCCGGGTGAAGAGCCCGAAGACATGATTTCGCTCTCGGGCACGCCCTATCGCGCAATGCCTTATGCTTTCCGGTTCCGTGAGGAGATCGACACCGATTGCTCCTGCCAGACGCGGGAAACCGTCGGCACAGTCGCCCTTGCCGAAGAGCAGGGTGAGCAATCCCGCGCCGTGATCGATTTCGGCGACCTTTCCTTCCCGCTGCCCCAGCGCGACCCTCGCGGCGATACCGTGGCCGCCGTGGTGGCCGAAGCGATCTATGTCCCCCTGCCCCGCCCGCGGCCACGCGCCGACGGTACGGCCGAGGCAACGGTCGCGCAGCAGGCCGAAATCGACAGTCCCGACATGCGGATCGTGGAATTCGGCGACAGGGAAGTCAGGATAGTCGGGCCAGAGACGCCTTACGTCCCAGAACCGGAAGAAGAGCCTTAA
- a CDS encoding fumarylacetoacetate hydrolase family protein, which produces MKLATLRNGRPDGHLVIVSRDLTRFASAGRIAPNLQGALDEWDRCAPILRAVSEQLNNGEIAGMPFEPSEALAPLPRAYQWIDGAGYMVHLDRVRSLKGSKDAELQDERPLLYQGGSDSLVAANAPIIVPEDDLAVDFEAEVVVVTAHVPMRPTKDEASAAIRLVGLCNDVSLRRLVAGDLQNGFGFFHAKPATSFSPVFVTPDELGDNWRDNRLHLKVRVHVNNSLYGQPNAGKDMRFDFADLIVAAAQTRELGNGTIIGSGTVANAHDDILPLKHDGIGFGCIAEARTAEKAMLGKARTPFLAFGDTVRINAVDAENRSVFGSIEQTVKPLNR; this is translated from the coding sequence ATGAAGCTCGCCACCCTGCGCAACGGCCGTCCCGACGGACACCTGGTTATCGTCTCCAGGGATTTGACCCGTTTCGCCTCTGCCGGCCGCATCGCGCCCAATCTTCAGGGAGCGCTCGACGAGTGGGATCGCTGCGCGCCAATCCTGCGCGCGGTCAGCGAACAGCTCAACAATGGCGAAATCGCCGGCATGCCATTCGAGCCCTCCGAAGCGCTCGCGCCCCTGCCGCGCGCCTATCAGTGGATCGACGGCGCCGGCTATATGGTGCATCTCGACCGTGTCCGTTCGCTCAAGGGCAGCAAGGACGCCGAGCTTCAGGACGAGCGGCCGCTGCTCTATCAGGGCGGCTCGGACAGCCTCGTGGCCGCCAATGCGCCCATCATCGTGCCGGAGGACGATCTGGCCGTCGATTTCGAGGCGGAAGTTGTGGTGGTCACCGCCCATGTCCCCATGCGTCCCACGAAGGACGAGGCCAGCGCCGCGATTCGTCTCGTTGGCCTTTGCAATGACGTTTCGCTGCGCCGGCTGGTGGCGGGAGACCTCCAGAACGGCTTCGGCTTTTTCCATGCCAAGCCGGCCACCAGCTTTTCGCCGGTTTTCGTCACCCCGGACGAACTGGGCGACAATTGGCGCGACAATCGCCTGCACCTGAAGGTCCGCGTTCACGTCAACAACAGCCTTTACGGCCAGCCCAATGCCGGCAAGGACATGCGCTTCGACTTCGCCGACCTGATCGTCGCTGCAGCCCAGACACGCGAATTGGGCAATGGCACCATCATCGGCTCGGGCACCGTGGCCAACGCCCATGACGATATCCTGCCGTTGAAGCATGACGGGATCGGCTTTGGCTGTATTGCCGAGGCGCGCACGGCGGAAAAGGCCATGCTGGGCAAGGCTCGCACCCCATTCCTCGCCTTTGGCGACACCGTGCGCATCAACGCGGTGGATGCCGAGAACCGGTCGGTGTTCGGTTCGATCGAGCAGACGGTCAAGCCACTCAACCGCTAA